In Microcoleus sp. FACHB-68, the following are encoded in one genomic region:
- a CDS encoding DUF4335 domain-containing protein — translation MTILRQYNLPNCTLLLEGMSESASSSPSDSRPLMSLLIGAECRFAGREQTLSGGREFLESLVTALSRYAQEVLSGVPHPIDPTAQPSLVEVRKIDGNLHRLTLHSPDGHSVAKPASPTHFDLTTVQLFDLVEAVDQFFADSRTLPELSLRLTPVSKKSAQTYKPVARRAMPAAIGVSTLAAAAIAASFFPIPDVRRPTEPVQQSGSSNNTLTNTSANSNAGASPPSASELETALSTLPEISDPNQLEGLKWKLYDQIDRAWKRDNSFGQELVYRVGVGQDGAIVGYKPANQGAIDARETPLSDLVYIPPGGGQATPESLAQFKVVLSEGGNLEVSPWKGYTADPSLPPDISDPGQLEDLQDQLYKEIDRNWKNSPSFERELIYRVGINPDGTIANFTPLNQPAFDYVQETPLEKLQQLASAAGNSTEGADTQQQLAQFRVVFTPRGVLQVSPWKGFR, via the coding sequence ATGACAATTCTACGCCAATACAATTTACCGAATTGCACCTTGCTCCTAGAAGGCATGAGCGAGAGCGCTTCTAGCAGCCCCTCAGACAGTCGCCCTTTGATGTCGCTGCTAATCGGTGCGGAATGCCGATTTGCCGGTCGAGAGCAGACACTGAGCGGGGGACGGGAGTTTTTAGAAAGCTTAGTTACGGCACTCAGCCGCTACGCCCAAGAAGTTTTGAGCGGAGTGCCCCACCCCATCGATCCAACTGCTCAGCCATCCTTGGTGGAGGTGCGAAAAATTGACGGAAACTTGCACCGGCTGACTCTACACTCCCCGGATGGGCACAGTGTCGCGAAACCGGCATCTCCGACACACTTTGATCTGACAACCGTGCAACTGTTTGATTTGGTAGAGGCAGTCGATCAGTTTTTTGCAGACTCTCGGACGCTGCCAGAGTTGTCTCTCCGCTTGACACCCGTTTCTAAGAAATCTGCCCAAACCTACAAGCCGGTAGCCCGCCGTGCCATGCCGGCAGCCATTGGGGTGTCAACTTTAGCCGCTGCAGCGATCGCGGCTTCTTTCTTTCCCATTCCCGACGTGCGACGCCCTACAGAGCCGGTGCAACAGTCGGGTTCTAGCAATAATACGTTAACCAACACCAGCGCTAACTCTAATGCCGGTGCTTCTCCCCCTTCCGCGTCAGAGTTAGAAACTGCCCTGTCAACCTTGCCGGAGATTAGCGATCCCAACCAACTCGAAGGTTTGAAGTGGAAACTTTACGACCAAATTGATCGCGCTTGGAAACGCGACAACTCGTTTGGACAGGAACTTGTTTATCGTGTTGGTGTGGGCCAAGATGGTGCAATTGTTGGCTATAAGCCGGCAAACCAAGGCGCGATAGATGCACGGGAAACGCCTTTGTCAGACTTAGTTTACATTCCCCCAGGCGGCGGTCAAGCCACTCCAGAATCTCTCGCCCAGTTCAAAGTCGTGTTGAGCGAGGGAGGGAATCTGGAAGTCAGTCCCTGGAAAGGCTACACCGCAGATCCCAGCCTACCCCCAGATATTTCCGATCCCGGACAGCTAGAAGATTTGCAGGATCAGCTGTACAAGGAAATTGATCGAAACTGGAAAAACTCTCCCTCGTTTGAGCGTGAGTTAATCTACCGCGTGGGTATTAACCCAGATGGCACCATCGCCAACTTCACGCCGCTGAATCAACCCGCCTTTGATTACGTTCAGGAAACGCCCCTGGAGAAATTGCAACAACTGGCCTCGGCTGCCGGCAACTCAACGGAGGGTGCCGATACTCAGCAACAACTGGCTCAATTTAGAGTCGTTTTTACCCCCAGAGGGGTGCTTCAAGTCAGTCCTTGGAAAGGATTCCGTTAA
- a CDS encoding DUF3038 domain-containing protein yields MNGPVSVMQSNSPPERSTPLILDSLPNPLISELGCPRRTRLQIDLILLAIEALDLKGSEAILALAKELEIDEIIQNRVVLWRLRSTNPLRRYSQRRPLRLEEAKALVMIACHLARRMTVLIRQLLMDYQQLRDKQVPLEHHLRLSDYLERFRAHFRSRMNPRRAGVLVYNTDEKLNQLALELLGKLLFCTGTAGMQRFWISLFDGEVA; encoded by the coding sequence ATGAATGGTCCAGTAAGCGTAATGCAATCCAACAGTCCGCCCGAACGGTCAACCCCGCTGATTTTGGACAGTCTGCCGAACCCTCTCATCTCTGAGCTGGGCTGTCCTCGTCGCACACGGTTGCAAATAGACCTGATTTTACTGGCCATTGAAGCCTTGGATCTTAAAGGCTCTGAAGCCATCTTAGCCTTGGCCAAAGAACTGGAGATCGACGAAATTATTCAAAATCGGGTCGTCCTGTGGCGACTTCGCAGTACCAACCCGCTGAGGCGTTACAGCCAGCGGCGTCCCCTGAGATTGGAAGAAGCCAAAGCGCTGGTAATGATTGCCTGCCACTTAGCACGTCGGATGACGGTATTAATTCGTCAGCTGCTCATGGACTACCAGCAACTACGAGACAAGCAAGTTCCCCTCGAACACCATTTGCGGCTGTCTGATTATTTAGAACGCTTCCGGGCGCATTTCCGCAGCCGGATGAACCCGCGCAGAGCCGGTGTTCTGGTGTACAACACCGATGAAAAATTGAACCAGCTGGCTCTAGAATTGCTGGGTAAATTACTGTTTTGCACCGGCACCGCCGGAATGCAACGATTTTGGATTAGTCTGTTTGATGGAGAGGTGGCATGA
- a CDS encoding adenine phosphoribosyltransferase, with protein sequence MDLKSLIRDIPDFPKPGILFRDITTLLRDPEGLRYTIDTMSEKCADLKPDYIVGMESRGFIFAVPMAYKLGAGFVPVRKRGKLPAAIYAVEYELEYGTDRLEMHQDAWEPGSRVLIVDDLMATGGTAKATADLVQQTGGELVGFGFILELAALGGRHKLPDVPVVTLIEY encoded by the coding sequence ATGGATTTGAAGTCTCTGATTCGCGACATCCCAGATTTTCCGAAACCGGGTATTTTGTTTCGGGATATTACGACGCTCTTGCGCGACCCAGAGGGGCTGCGCTACACCATTGACACGATGTCAGAAAAATGTGCCGATTTAAAACCCGATTATATTGTTGGCATGGAGTCACGAGGCTTCATTTTTGCAGTGCCAATGGCTTATAAACTGGGTGCCGGCTTTGTGCCGGTGCGGAAACGAGGCAAGTTGCCGGCGGCGATTTATGCTGTCGAGTATGAGCTAGAGTATGGGACAGACCGGCTCGAAATGCATCAGGATGCCTGGGAACCGGGCAGTCGGGTGCTAATTGTGGACGATCTGATGGCAACCGGCGGTACGGCAAAGGCGACGGCGGATCTGGTGCAGCAGACGGGCGGCGAATTGGTCGGTTTTGGCTTTATCTTAGAGCTAGCGGCTTTGGGCGGTCGTCACAAACTGCCAGATGTGCCGGTGGTGACTTTAATCGAGTATTAA
- a CDS encoding ABC transporter permease codes for MAALATSETLLYVLKRLLQALLTLFLASALCFAIIELAPGDYLDTLRQNPKISPDTIKQLSINFGLDRPPVEQYWHWLSRILTHGDFGTSFVYQRSIASLLWERIPATLLLAISSLILTWAIAIPLGIIGAVQQNDLADRILRIISYIGQGFPSFITALVLLFFAQVTSPLFPVGGMTSINYADLTPLGKVLDIGWHMILPTIALSVTSFAGLQRITRGQLLDVLRQDYIRTARAKGLPENRVIYIHALRNAVNPLITLLGFEFAGLLGGAFIAEFFFNWPGLGRMILQAVTNQDKYLVMASLMMGAVMLIVGNLLADLLLKVSDPRIKLEDMN; via the coding sequence ATGGCGGCGCTAGCCACTAGCGAGACGCTTTTATATGTGTTAAAGCGGCTGCTACAGGCACTTTTAACGCTATTTTTGGCATCGGCGCTGTGCTTTGCAATTATTGAACTAGCACCGGGAGATTACTTGGATACGCTGCGACAAAATCCCAAGATTTCTCCAGATACTATCAAACAATTAAGTATTAATTTTGGGTTAGATAGGCCGCCGGTTGAGCAATATTGGCATTGGTTAAGCCGAATTTTGACTCACGGAGATTTTGGTACAAGTTTTGTTTACCAACGCTCCATCGCATCTCTGTTGTGGGAGCGCATACCGGCAACTCTATTGCTAGCAATTTCATCGTTAATTTTGACTTGGGCAATTGCAATTCCTCTGGGGATTATTGGCGCGGTTCAGCAAAATGATCTCGCTGATCGCATCCTGCGTATCATTAGCTATATCGGGCAAGGTTTTCCCAGCTTTATCACAGCGTTGGTACTCTTGTTTTTCGCTCAAGTGACTTCCCCCCTCTTTCCAGTCGGCGGCATGACTAGCATTAATTATGCGGATTTAACGCCGTTGGGTAAAGTTTTGGATATTGGCTGGCACATGATTTTACCGACAATCGCGCTCAGTGTTACCAGTTTTGCCGGCTTGCAGCGAATTACTCGCGGACAATTGCTAGATGTACTGCGCCAAGATTATATCCGAACCGCTCGTGCAAAGGGTTTACCAGAAAATCGAGTCATCTATATACACGCTCTGCGAAATGCGGTGAATCCTCTAATTACATTATTAGGATTTGAGTTTGCCGGCTTGTTGGGTGGGGCGTTTATTGCAGAGTTTTTCTTTAATTGGCCCGGATTAGGCCGGATGATTTTGCAAGCGGTAACGAATCAAGATAAGTATTTAGTGATGGCAAGTTTGATGATGGGTGCTGTCATGCTAATTGTAGGCAATTTGTTAGCAGATTTACTCCTAAAAGTTTCTGATCCCCGGATTAAACTGGAAGATATGAATTAA